Proteins encoded in a region of the Perca fluviatilis chromosome 6, GENO_Pfluv_1.0, whole genome shotgun sequence genome:
- the LOC120561295 gene encoding transducin-like enhancer protein 4 isoform X3 has protein sequence MHKQAEIVKRLNAICAQVIPFLSQEHQQQVVQAVERAKQVTMAELNAIIGQQLQAQHLSHGHAIPIPLTPHPAGLQPPLPPGAGTASLLALSSALSHQLPLKDERKHHDNNSSEHPRDRDSVKSSSVSPSASFRTREKHRSSSDYSSDSKKQKTDDKELASTRYESDGEKSDDNLVVDVSNEDPASPRGSPAHSPRENGLDKSRLLKKDAPLSPSSIASSSSTPSSKSKEINVNEKATTPVSKSSTPTSRSDAPTPSSTSTPGLRSVPSKPPGVETLAPGLRTPLAVPCSYPSPFGMVPHPGMNGELSGAGAAYTGLHNISPQMSVVAAAAVAAYGRTQVVGFDPHHHIRVPGLPPNLSGIPGGKPAYSFHVSADGQMQPVPFPPDALIGPGIPRHARQINTLSHGEVVCAVTISNPTRHVYTGGKGCVKVWDISHPGNKTPVSQLDCLNRDNYIRSCRLLPDGRTLIVGGEASTLSIWDLATPTPRIKAELTSSAPACYALAISPDSKVCFSCCSDGNIAVWDLHNQTLVRQFQGHTDGASCIDISNDGTKLWTGGLDNTVRSWDLREGRQLQQHDFTSQIFSLGYCPTGEWLAVGMENNNVEVLHVTKPDKYQLHLHESCVLSLRFAHCGKWFVSTGKDNLLNAWRTPYGASIFQSKESSSVLSCDISIDDKYIVTGSGDKKATVYEVNY, from the exons GCGGAGATTGTCAAACGGCTGAATGCAATCTGCGCCCAAGTCATCCCCTTCCTCTCTCAAGAG catcagcagcaggttGTGCAGGCGGTGGAGCGGGCCAAGCAGGTCACCATGGCTGAACTCAACGCCATCATAGGA cagcagctccaggcTCAGCACCTCTCCCACGGCCACGCCATCCCAATCCCGCTCACGCCACACCCAGCGGGCCTTCAGCCCCCCCTACCCCCAGGGGCCGGTACCGCCAGCCTGCTGGCTCTGTCCTCCGCCCTGAGCCACCAGCTGCCGCTCAAAGACGAGAGGAAACACCACGACAACAACAGCAGCGAACACCCGAGAG ACAGAGACTCGGTCAAG AGCTCATCTGTGTCTCCCTCGGCCAGTTTTCGGACCCGAGAGAAGCACAGGAGTTCAAGTGATTACTCCTCCGACAGCAAGAAACAGAAGACAGATGACAAGGAGTTGGCCTCTACACGCTAT GAAAGCGATGGAGAGAAGAGTGACGACAACTTAGTAGTGGATGTCTCCAATGAG GATCCAGCGTCTCCTAGAGGAAGTCCTGCCCACTCGCCTCGGGAGAACGGATTGGACAAGAGTCGCCTGTTGAAGAAGGATGCTCCGCTGAGTCCGTCCTCCATCGCCTCCTCCAGCAGCACACCTTCATCCAAATCCAAAGAGATTAATGTG aATGAGAAGGCCACAACACCTGTGTCCAAGTCCAGCACCCCCACATCCCGCTCTGACGCCCCGACACCCAGCAGCACCTCCACCCCGGGCCTGAGGTCTGTACCCAGTAAACCGCCAGGAGTCGAGACGCTGG CTCCTGGTCTCCGTACGCCGTTGGCAGTGCCGTGCTCATACCCCAGTCCGTTTGGAATGGTTCCTCACCCGGGTATGAACGGAGAGCTGAGTGGAGCCGGAGCAGCCTACACCGGCCTGCATAACATTTCTCCACAGATGAGTGTGgtggctgctgctgcagtgGCAGCTTATGGACGCACACAAGTG GTGGGATTTGATCCTCACCACCACATACGTGTCCCTGGACTTCCTCCCAACCTCTCGGGCATTCCTGGTGGAAAACC AGCTTACTCCTTTCATGTCAGCGCTGATGGACAAATGCAGCCTGTGCCTTTTCCTCCGGATGCACTGATTGGCCCCGGCATCCCGCGCCACGCACGACAGATCAATACTCTCAGCCACGGGGAGGTGGTGTGTGCTGTCACCATCAGTAACCCAACGCGTCATGTCTACACCGGCGGCAAGGGCTGCGTCAAGGTGTGGGACATCAGTCACCCGGGAAACAAGACCCCTGTATCCCAGCTGGACTGCCTC AACAGAGATAACTACATCCGTTCCTGTCGGCTACTTCCGGATGGACGGACTCTCATTGTTGGGGGCGAGGCGAGTACTTTGTCGATCTGGGATTTGGCAACACCAACTCCACGAATCAAGGCTGAACTAACTTCGTCAGCACCTGCGTGTTATGCTCTGGCCATCAGCCCCGACTCCAAGGTCTGCTTTTCCTGCTGCTCTGATGGAAACATAGCCGTGTGGGATCTTCACAACCAGACTCTGGTTAG gCAGTTCCAGGGCCACACTGATGGAGCCAGCTGTATAGACATCTCTAATGATGGGACAAAGCTGTGGACTGGAGGCCTGGATAACACTGTGCGGTCCTGGGACCTGAGAGAGGGAcggcagctgcagcagcacgACTTCACCTCCCAG ATCTTCTCACTGGGATACTGTCCAACGGGCGAGTGGCTGGCAGTCGGGATGGAGAACAACAATGTGGAGGTCCTTCATGTTACCAAACCTGACAAGTACCAGCTCCACCTGCATGAAAGCTGTGTGCTCTCACTCAGATTTGCTCACTGTG GGAAGTGGTTTGTGAGCACAGGAAAAGACAATCTGCTCAACGCATGGAGAACCCCCTATGGGGCCAGCATATTCCAG TCAAAGGAGTCGTCCTCAGTGCTGAGCTGTGATATCTCCATAGATGACAAGTACATTGTGACGGGCTCAGGAGATAAGAAAGCAACTGTCTACGAGGTCAACTACTAG
- the LOC120561295 gene encoding transducin-like enhancer protein 4 isoform X2: MHKQAEIVKRLNAICAQVIPFLSQEHQQQVVQAVERAKQVTMAELNAIIGQQQLQAQHLSHGHAIPIPLTPHPAGLQPPLPPGAGTASLLALSSALSHQLPLKDERKHHDNNSSEHPRDRDSVKSSSVSPSASFRTREKHRSSSDYSSDSKKQKTDDKELASTRYESDGEKSDDNLVVDVSNEDPASPRGSPAHSPRENGLDKSRLLKKDAPLSPSSIASSSSTPSSKSKEINVNEKATTPVSKSSTPTSRSDAPTPSSTSTPGLRSVPSKPPGVETLAPGLRTPLAVPCSYPSPFGMVPHPGMNGELSGAGAAYTGLHNISPQMSVVAAAAVAAYGRTQVVGFDPHHHIRVPGLPPNLSGIPGGKPAYSFHVSADGQMQPVPFPPDALIGPGIPRHARQINTLSHGEVVCAVTISNPTRHVYTGGKGCVKVWDISHPGNKTPVSQLDCLNRDNYIRSCRLLPDGRTLIVGGEASTLSIWDLATPTPRIKAELTSSAPACYALAISPDSKVCFSCCSDGNIAVWDLHNQTLVRQFQGHTDGASCIDISNDGTKLWTGGLDNTVRSWDLREGRQLQQHDFTSQIFSLGYCPTGEWLAVGMENNNVEVLHVTKPDKYQLHLHESCVLSLRFAHCGKWFVSTGKDNLLNAWRTPYGASIFQSKESSSVLSCDISIDDKYIVTGSGDKKATVYEVNY, encoded by the exons GCGGAGATTGTCAAACGGCTGAATGCAATCTGCGCCCAAGTCATCCCCTTCCTCTCTCAAGAG catcagcagcaggttGTGCAGGCGGTGGAGCGGGCCAAGCAGGTCACCATGGCTGAACTCAACGCCATCATAGGA cagcagcagctccaggcTCAGCACCTCTCCCACGGCCACGCCATCCCAATCCCGCTCACGCCACACCCAGCGGGCCTTCAGCCCCCCCTACCCCCAGGGGCCGGTACCGCCAGCCTGCTGGCTCTGTCCTCCGCCCTGAGCCACCAGCTGCCGCTCAAAGACGAGAGGAAACACCACGACAACAACAGCAGCGAACACCCGAGAG ACAGAGACTCGGTCAAG AGCTCATCTGTGTCTCCCTCGGCCAGTTTTCGGACCCGAGAGAAGCACAGGAGTTCAAGTGATTACTCCTCCGACAGCAAGAAACAGAAGACAGATGACAAGGAGTTGGCCTCTACACGCTAT GAAAGCGATGGAGAGAAGAGTGACGACAACTTAGTAGTGGATGTCTCCAATGAG GATCCAGCGTCTCCTAGAGGAAGTCCTGCCCACTCGCCTCGGGAGAACGGATTGGACAAGAGTCGCCTGTTGAAGAAGGATGCTCCGCTGAGTCCGTCCTCCATCGCCTCCTCCAGCAGCACACCTTCATCCAAATCCAAAGAGATTAATGTG aATGAGAAGGCCACAACACCTGTGTCCAAGTCCAGCACCCCCACATCCCGCTCTGACGCCCCGACACCCAGCAGCACCTCCACCCCGGGCCTGAGGTCTGTACCCAGTAAACCGCCAGGAGTCGAGACGCTGG CTCCTGGTCTCCGTACGCCGTTGGCAGTGCCGTGCTCATACCCCAGTCCGTTTGGAATGGTTCCTCACCCGGGTATGAACGGAGAGCTGAGTGGAGCCGGAGCAGCCTACACCGGCCTGCATAACATTTCTCCACAGATGAGTGTGgtggctgctgctgcagtgGCAGCTTATGGACGCACACAAGTG GTGGGATTTGATCCTCACCACCACATACGTGTCCCTGGACTTCCTCCCAACCTCTCGGGCATTCCTGGTGGAAAACC AGCTTACTCCTTTCATGTCAGCGCTGATGGACAAATGCAGCCTGTGCCTTTTCCTCCGGATGCACTGATTGGCCCCGGCATCCCGCGCCACGCACGACAGATCAATACTCTCAGCCACGGGGAGGTGGTGTGTGCTGTCACCATCAGTAACCCAACGCGTCATGTCTACACCGGCGGCAAGGGCTGCGTCAAGGTGTGGGACATCAGTCACCCGGGAAACAAGACCCCTGTATCCCAGCTGGACTGCCTC AACAGAGATAACTACATCCGTTCCTGTCGGCTACTTCCGGATGGACGGACTCTCATTGTTGGGGGCGAGGCGAGTACTTTGTCGATCTGGGATTTGGCAACACCAACTCCACGAATCAAGGCTGAACTAACTTCGTCAGCACCTGCGTGTTATGCTCTGGCCATCAGCCCCGACTCCAAGGTCTGCTTTTCCTGCTGCTCTGATGGAAACATAGCCGTGTGGGATCTTCACAACCAGACTCTGGTTAG gCAGTTCCAGGGCCACACTGATGGAGCCAGCTGTATAGACATCTCTAATGATGGGACAAAGCTGTGGACTGGAGGCCTGGATAACACTGTGCGGTCCTGGGACCTGAGAGAGGGAcggcagctgcagcagcacgACTTCACCTCCCAG ATCTTCTCACTGGGATACTGTCCAACGGGCGAGTGGCTGGCAGTCGGGATGGAGAACAACAATGTGGAGGTCCTTCATGTTACCAAACCTGACAAGTACCAGCTCCACCTGCATGAAAGCTGTGTGCTCTCACTCAGATTTGCTCACTGTG GGAAGTGGTTTGTGAGCACAGGAAAAGACAATCTGCTCAACGCATGGAGAACCCCCTATGGGGCCAGCATATTCCAG TCAAAGGAGTCGTCCTCAGTGCTGAGCTGTGATATCTCCATAGATGACAAGTACATTGTGACGGGCTCAGGAGATAAGAAAGCAACTGTCTACGAGGTCAACTACTAG
- the LOC120561295 gene encoding transducin-like enhancer protein 4 isoform X1: protein MHSLVYWHQQQVVQAVERAKQVTMAELNAIIGQQQLQAQHLSHGHAIPIPLTPHPAGLQPPLPPGAGTASLLALSSALSHQLPLKDERKHHDNNSSEHPRDRDSVKSSSVSPSASFRTREKHRSSSDYSSDSKKQKTDDKELASTRYESDGEKSDDNLVVDVSNEDPASPRGSPAHSPRENGLDKSRLLKKDAPLSPSSIASSSSTPSSKSKEINVNEKATTPVSKSSTPTSRSDAPTPSSTSTPGLRSVPSKPPGVETLAPGLRTPLAVPCSYPSPFGMVPHPGMNGELSGAGAAYTGLHNISPQMSVVAAAAVAAYGRTQVVGFDPHHHIRVPGLPPNLSGIPGGKPAYSFHVSADGQMQPVPFPPDALIGPGIPRHARQINTLSHGEVVCAVTISNPTRHVYTGGKGCVKVWDISHPGNKTPVSQLDCLNRDNYIRSCRLLPDGRTLIVGGEASTLSIWDLATPTPRIKAELTSSAPACYALAISPDSKVCFSCCSDGNIAVWDLHNQTLVRQFQGHTDGASCIDISNDGTKLWTGGLDNTVRSWDLREGRQLQQHDFTSQIFSLGYCPTGEWLAVGMENNNVEVLHVTKPDKYQLHLHESCVLSLRFAHCGKWFVSTGKDNLLNAWRTPYGASIFQSKESSSVLSCDISIDDKYIVTGSGDKKATVYEVNY from the exons ATGCACAGCCTCGTTTACTGg catcagcagcaggttGTGCAGGCGGTGGAGCGGGCCAAGCAGGTCACCATGGCTGAACTCAACGCCATCATAGGA cagcagcagctccaggcTCAGCACCTCTCCCACGGCCACGCCATCCCAATCCCGCTCACGCCACACCCAGCGGGCCTTCAGCCCCCCCTACCCCCAGGGGCCGGTACCGCCAGCCTGCTGGCTCTGTCCTCCGCCCTGAGCCACCAGCTGCCGCTCAAAGACGAGAGGAAACACCACGACAACAACAGCAGCGAACACCCGAGAG ACAGAGACTCGGTCAAG AGCTCATCTGTGTCTCCCTCGGCCAGTTTTCGGACCCGAGAGAAGCACAGGAGTTCAAGTGATTACTCCTCCGACAGCAAGAAACAGAAGACAGATGACAAGGAGTTGGCCTCTACACGCTAT GAAAGCGATGGAGAGAAGAGTGACGACAACTTAGTAGTGGATGTCTCCAATGAG GATCCAGCGTCTCCTAGAGGAAGTCCTGCCCACTCGCCTCGGGAGAACGGATTGGACAAGAGTCGCCTGTTGAAGAAGGATGCTCCGCTGAGTCCGTCCTCCATCGCCTCCTCCAGCAGCACACCTTCATCCAAATCCAAAGAGATTAATGTG aATGAGAAGGCCACAACACCTGTGTCCAAGTCCAGCACCCCCACATCCCGCTCTGACGCCCCGACACCCAGCAGCACCTCCACCCCGGGCCTGAGGTCTGTACCCAGTAAACCGCCAGGAGTCGAGACGCTGG CTCCTGGTCTCCGTACGCCGTTGGCAGTGCCGTGCTCATACCCCAGTCCGTTTGGAATGGTTCCTCACCCGGGTATGAACGGAGAGCTGAGTGGAGCCGGAGCAGCCTACACCGGCCTGCATAACATTTCTCCACAGATGAGTGTGgtggctgctgctgcagtgGCAGCTTATGGACGCACACAAGTG GTGGGATTTGATCCTCACCACCACATACGTGTCCCTGGACTTCCTCCCAACCTCTCGGGCATTCCTGGTGGAAAACC AGCTTACTCCTTTCATGTCAGCGCTGATGGACAAATGCAGCCTGTGCCTTTTCCTCCGGATGCACTGATTGGCCCCGGCATCCCGCGCCACGCACGACAGATCAATACTCTCAGCCACGGGGAGGTGGTGTGTGCTGTCACCATCAGTAACCCAACGCGTCATGTCTACACCGGCGGCAAGGGCTGCGTCAAGGTGTGGGACATCAGTCACCCGGGAAACAAGACCCCTGTATCCCAGCTGGACTGCCTC AACAGAGATAACTACATCCGTTCCTGTCGGCTACTTCCGGATGGACGGACTCTCATTGTTGGGGGCGAGGCGAGTACTTTGTCGATCTGGGATTTGGCAACACCAACTCCACGAATCAAGGCTGAACTAACTTCGTCAGCACCTGCGTGTTATGCTCTGGCCATCAGCCCCGACTCCAAGGTCTGCTTTTCCTGCTGCTCTGATGGAAACATAGCCGTGTGGGATCTTCACAACCAGACTCTGGTTAG gCAGTTCCAGGGCCACACTGATGGAGCCAGCTGTATAGACATCTCTAATGATGGGACAAAGCTGTGGACTGGAGGCCTGGATAACACTGTGCGGTCCTGGGACCTGAGAGAGGGAcggcagctgcagcagcacgACTTCACCTCCCAG ATCTTCTCACTGGGATACTGTCCAACGGGCGAGTGGCTGGCAGTCGGGATGGAGAACAACAATGTGGAGGTCCTTCATGTTACCAAACCTGACAAGTACCAGCTCCACCTGCATGAAAGCTGTGTGCTCTCACTCAGATTTGCTCACTGTG GGAAGTGGTTTGTGAGCACAGGAAAAGACAATCTGCTCAACGCATGGAGAACCCCCTATGGGGCCAGCATATTCCAG TCAAAGGAGTCGTCCTCAGTGCTGAGCTGTGATATCTCCATAGATGACAAGTACATTGTGACGGGCTCAGGAGATAAGAAAGCAACTGTCTACGAGGTCAACTACTAG